One genomic window of Punica granatum isolate Tunisia-2019 chromosome 1, ASM765513v2, whole genome shotgun sequence includes the following:
- the LOC116209401 gene encoding FCS-Like Zinc finger 15-like codes for MVGLSVVLEGRKGHDLEFVTNKTASSSPQHPLHVNNTSKAMVIHHTGVLSSPYPISPRNTLLPSTPTSSTYRSTPGRELEWFSQVQPPQPAFLDCCFLCRTKLLPGNDIYMYKGDRAFCSVECRCRQISLDEQAEKKKKKKKNGCHS; via the exons ATGGTGGGTTTAAGTGTAGTCTTGGAGGGGCGAAAGGGTCATGATTTGGAGTTTGTTACCAACAAGACTGCTAGTAGTAGTCCACAACATCCACTTCATGTCAACAACACCAGCAAGGCTATGGTCATTCACCACACCGGTGTCCTCTCCTCACCTTACCCTATTTCTCCGAGGAATACCCTTCTTCCGTCAACTCCGACCTCGAGTACTTATAGGTCGACCCCAGGAAGAGAACTCGAGTGGTTCTCGCAAGTTCAGCCGCCGCAACCGGCTTTTCTAGACTGCTGTTTCCTCTGCAGGACCAAGCTCCTGCCCGGCAACGACATTTACATGTACAA AGGGGACAGGGCGTTTTGCAGCGTGGAGTGCAGGTGCAGGCAGATTTCCCTGGACGAGCAAGctgagaagaaaaagaagaagaagaagaatggttGTCACTCCTAG